In Cryptomeria japonica chromosome 1, Sugi_1.0, whole genome shotgun sequence, the sequence tattaagattaatcatgaattttcttcaagattttcaaaagcattaatcgtAGCTCCTaacaacaaacaaagtgactcatcatcagagtatggtccttgtttggaactcatTGTATCTCTATTTACTATGTGTGttgtttctcctcttgcatcttgtccaccatccatATGTGATGTTAGGAAATATTGAgaggtggatgatttgcttgactagcttcatttgTGTTGTAGATTCTTATGTGAGTTTTCGTGTAAGTAATGTGTTGCTTGGCATGTCTTTATGTTATGTTAGGTTTTCTTTGGATAACACTTGTTACTccgttggtgcaaggtaataaagaggtcgaatctattgtgacattcctctatttgtatctcaattattcTATATGTCGTATCAATGTTATGTCGTACATGTTCTATTGTTAGTAAATTTGCTTTTGTGTTGTTTAAtttgggatgatgcaaagcattgagatctcttttttcTCTCTGCCATTTTGAATCAAAAAGACTTTTGTTTGTTCATCTTATgtactcttcttccattgtgctcacagttccactacctttgggggatgaggtcaattcaatgcaattatacttgatatacatgatttatcaaagGTGCATACTAACcctagttagtggatcccttatgtgattTCTCATTATTTTTTGTGACCATTGCCCTTGATTTTCCCttgcttgggggcatatcattatgGCAATGTGCTTTTCAATTAGATGCATGCATACTACCTTAAAAAAATTGCTCTTTTTGAGGCATATGAAATtaatttaacatgggggcatactcTCTACTCAttgttacactttgtgcacacaccgTGAGACTTAGTTTGTACACTTTTGATCATACACCATGACATGTTTGGTACATGCTGCCATGCCCAATTTATAGTCAATTATTCAAATTACTTTGCAAACTAAGTATTTTTTCTTTGAGATCTTTTGTACcgatttttcaattcaaaattttccttctcAACATGACTCATAATAAGAATAAGCCATACTAGGCTAGCATAGtcatgctttcttttctcttcatgtgttgctccttttattttgatattagattgataagatcccaagtccttgggggcttggtgtgtcttgcctctttagtgtcttgataaaaaaaattcaatgctATTTTGTACTTTATTGTAGCCTTGCACAATTTTGTCCACATCTAGGCAGGTCACTTTTGTGTTTCATCCTCCTATGTCCTGATACtattttgattctactcacacccacTTAGATTCAACATGTTCTACTTCTGAGTGGGACCTTGTTCAAATCTAGATCCTAATTAGTAGGACTAGGATGCTTTGGGTGCGATAGCCCTCTCAAAAGGGGCTCAAATTTGGACCCCACAATGGTCACATCTCAGAGGCATGAAAACATTCTTGGTGTTGCCTTGCCCCAAAATTTCAAACATATTTTGTGTATTTAGGTATAAAATCAAGAATAACCCCCTCATTTAGTAACCTCTCAATATCTCTTAAGTTGGAATTCAATTGCACTTTTGCAAATTCAAGGGAGCAAGCAATCAACATCTTCAAGACGGTGAAGGAGAGGTAAGAGTTTagatttcaagcattcatgatGGTATCCATGATCAAGACTTTATGAACACATCATACATGACATTATCAACCTTTTCATTAATAATTCAATACAAGAGTCATCAAGGCATCAAGTTCCAATTCAAGCATTTCAAATTTAGATGCAACCTTATCCTCAAAAGATAAACTTTTACTTCAACATTTCCAttacatttcaattcaattcaaggattaATTCCAaatctggggtttgacctaaggcaaccCCCATCAACAACAATATTTTCCTTCTTTCTGTGAGTAGGCGGTAGATTTGAGAGCCATGGAGAAAGATTCTGACAGAAGATGCAACAACAATCAAATTTGAGTTTTATAGAGGTGAAAAAGGATCAGGGCGAAAGAATCCACCACAGTGTTGAGAATTTATCACaagattttgagaaaaaaattgtgcAACCATCCTAATTTTGAAAGAATCCATTTTAATATATTTGACATCAGAGAATGGGAGGTGACTTGTCACACGATCCCACACTTTTAGGCTGAAGTTGCTATCACAGGTGCTCTTTTGTTTCTTTTGCTGAAAGTTAGCTCCATGTTTACATTTTGTGTTTGTAGcttgttgtttcatgtcaattatTCATCATTAACCCTAGATATTGCATTAaaatacattcaaatcaatttcaaatCAACAAAAAGGAAGAATAATTTGATATGCATTCAATCCTCTTGCATTGGATCAATTGAGTTCTCCCTTCCTTCAATGCAATGGTTCGAAAGTTCGGTTATTTCCTAGTTTACAAGGATTAACTTGTGAATGCCTCTACTCCATTTCCATCCATTACACCAATAAGAAAATGAAAGACACAAGAAGAAGTTTCATTGAACAAGAGAATGGTTTAGATTACAAGAAGCATCATTGTTagtgaaccaaaacatgaaaaTAAGAAATAAGATTAAAGGTGTTTGATAGTACAAGTTATTATTAAGACTATGATGAAAGAAATGTGTAGAACTTAGGTAGAAGTTTCAAAAATATTTAGAGGTATTTTGAATGGGAGGAAtttgaagacaaaaaaaaaagaaaaaaattgcaaagatatgagaggatttagaagaggatAAGAAGGGAAATATATGATAAGGTTCTAAAACAAAATGACATCCCAACATAAGATGAAATCCATGTGTTTGaactattattaaaaaaaattcaagaagtTAAAACCGAGACAAAATAAACACAATATTCAAGAACAATTGATGAATTCTACAAGTATTTCACAAGAATAGATTATGAGGAGAATGAAGAATGTACCTAATAGTAAAAAAGAATGTGAATGgtttcaagttttctatttgaaatgACTTAAAATCCCTTGATGGATTGAATTTGAATGTCATTATCGACTATTTTAGTGCCAGAGTCTACTTTCTTATGACTATACTTAAGTTGTATCTCCTAAATATCTTGAGGTAAGATCTATACTACTATGAATTTTTTCTTGTTTAATAGTCACTCTAAATCTATGGAGATGGTAAGAGCTCTATCACATCCTTTTCCTTTTTCTTGGATCTTGCACTACATAGAAATTTCCATCCATGCATATTATTATAGATTCATAGTAAATAGTAATATccaatttagaaaatgaaaaggctAAGCATATGCACAAAGTTGTGACGGTCTCATATTTGGGACATTGGGCATTTGGTTAACATGTGCAATACAATAGTAGAGAGAAGGTCATGCATACACACAAGGAAATGAAGGGGATGATGGTATTCAATATTTTCATTATAGTGGAATAGGGATGACTTTGACTGCATAGTGATGTGATAAACTAGAACACTAAAGAAAAATAGAGCCACACCTTCACTACCAACAACAAATTCTCATAAGGGTATGTTGCATATATCTCTTTGTTTTAACCAACACAAGCACACACAAATTATAGATGTTTTCCCCATAACTTAAAAATAATGGCACAATAAAGCAAGAGAAGAGGGAGATATtgattctttcaaaaaaaaaattaaatatagaatAGAAAATCACATCCATGACTAAGAGAGCTTGGTTTGGGTAGTTCATGAGCAACATGTTTTTTTTACTAAGAAAAAACAAGAATTGTAGATAATTTGGAATTGAGGCGAGCTACATGGTGTTGCACTTTTGATGATTCTCAACCATTCTAGCATGGATTTTAAAAGCCCAAACAAAAAGGTTAGAGTTTAAGCAAAAACTTAAGAGATCAATTTCTCCCCCCCCAAAAAATTGAATTCATCTAAATTTCAAGATTTTGTACAAACAATGAATATTGGGTAGTACTCATTCTAGTGCTAATTCTAAAAGTCCAAACCAAAATTCtgagttgacaaatgataaagatgaagTTAGGACTAAAACTAAGGTGAAAATGTTACTATAAAAGAGGTTAGAGTTTAAGAAAAAGGTTAAAAGATCAATTTCTCcgaaatttttttgaatttatgtAAATTTCAAGATATCAACCAAACAATGAATATCATATGGCTACTCTTttcttttgataatttttttaaaaagaaattcttAGTTTTGTAGGAAGCAATGTTTTATCTAAACTATATGTGGTGCTTCAATAGTGACACATAGGAAAATGGTATGCACCTTTGTAAACAAGTAAGTTCATGCTACTCCCATACTACAACTCACACCAATTTGAGCATATATATTACTTGTAGTTTTCGTTGCAATAAACTCACATGGATAGTCTTCACCTCCAAACAATGCTACTAAATGTCTTTTTTTATACTCACAGTAATGATATACACAAACATTCATACAATCTAAGAGATTCTTCATATCAAATCACAACATTAATCATCTTTTAATAGTCTTCACTTCCAAACAAtgctattaaattttattttttttattactcACAACAACGATATACATAAATATTCATACAAATAATTTTAGGGATTTTACATATCAAATCACAACACTAATTATCTTTTAATGtctttttatattaaaataaagacaatgaatatgtaaatattttttttattgaaaaacaAGTGAAGAAAATAAGTAGTAGAGATGACTTGGTAGTTATGTTATTAGATTCATAAGCCAACAAATAATTGAGATAAGATTTTGTCAAAAAATTAAGTAAAAAAAAGTTGAATTTATATTCTTATTTTATTaatcttaattttttatttaatttattattaaaatttttttaatatcattcaAAAAATTTCATTACATAATGTTGACCCACAATTCTGTAAatacaaaataatatcattatGATGGCGCGGCCAAAGGTAACCTTGGGCTAGCTAGTTGTGGGGGAGTGTTGAGAGATCATAATGGTATGCTAATTTTAGCGGTGGTGCTTCCCTTGGGAACTCAGTCTAACCACCTTGTTGAAGCCATTGGGGTCTTCCAAGGTCTTAATCTTGCTAGGGGACATAACTTCAAACATGCTTGGATTGAGGGTGATTCCAAAAACATTTTACATTATCTCAAAGGTATTTCTAGGCCATCTTGGAATGTGGAAGTATGGATAAACAAAGCTAGGGAAATCATTAATTCTTTGAAAATTACATTATTTCTCATATATATAGGGAGTCCAATGTTGTTGCTGACTATCTTGCTAATAAAGGGGTCAGTAGCGCTAGTCAAGTGAGGTGGACCAATGAAGACAGGGTGGATATTGAGCTCTACATGCTTATCCTTCATGAAAAAATTCGAGGCAATAAGGACAATGAGTAATACTGCTTTTATTATTAGTGGTGATTCTAGAAAGATCGTCCTCTTTCTCCTTTTGGCAAGTGTTGGTTGCAGGCGATGTAATTATTGTGCCATTATTTCACACGTTTTGTGGGTTGATATCTCTTCTGCTCAGACCTCTCTTCTTAGAGTGAATGTTGTGTTTTCTTTAAGCATTATGGGGGGAGCTAGGAAGTGGGTTGAGCCTTCGAGTTGTGAGTAGCTGAAGAAGAACCATAAAATCTGGAGGCTTCTCGTGAAAGGGGGTGTTACTCCCTTCATTGAGAAAATGCAGGGGGTTAACAAGGATGTTACTACCTATTTTGATAAGCATTGGAAGGATGACACCATTACTCTGCATTAGCGCAAGGTAACAGTGGATGAGAATTTGATAGCTGAAGTTACGTGTCTTTCTTTTGATGACATGAAATACTACAGAGATAGGAATTACACAAAGACTGCAGTGTAGAATTTTCTGAAATCTGAGAAGGAAAGGGGGATGCTGGTGAAGAAGACTGCCAACTTCTATGACACCAATGTTCTCAAGGACATTTGGGCCCAACTCCTTAAGGTACTGAGGGATTACTTTACTCTTGATGGGCATTTTACCAAGGTTTATGGCCACCATTTTGTTCGGTTAAACCATTTCCGCCATAACGTTagggtttcttttccttttctcttgatGTCCTCTTTTCAGGCTAGCTTCAGCGCTCAGAGGAAGAATCCGACCAAGTACCCTATCCTTCATGAAGGGTTGCTTGTGTTAATTGATAATCATTTTCGGGCCCTTCCTGCACCTTCTTCTTATATCCCTACTTTTTCGGATGATAATACTAGTGCTGGGGAGTCATGGGATGAGGAATCCATTTTGGATTTGGAGGATGAGACTTTCTCTCCTCCTAAAATAGCTAAAATTGAGAATACACCTAAAGACAAACCTATTCTAGGCAAGGGTAAGAAGGGTTCAAAGCAGGTTGTTATCTCCTCCTCTTCTACCTCTGTTAGTAATGAGGCCTTTGCTTTTGGTGGCCATAGGGGGAATTATGAGGACAATGAGGTCAACAAGGGAGTCATCCCGAAGCCTGAGAGTCAGAGTTATGAGATACCCCCTTCGTCTCTTCATCAGGAGACTAATAAAACCATTGGGGTTGCAGTTCAGAAGGACCTTCATGCCAAGAGTGATGAACTTAATGATAAAAGGGATGACTATGTGGATATCTTGGGTATGGAAAGAGACCATGCCATTGATACTTTCAGTCTTTTTAAATGGCCCTTCCATGAAATCAAAGAGGTTAAACTTAACCAGAGGGCTATGAATAGTAAGCTAGAAGCTATACCCACTTCTACTTGTTAGGATAGATAGAATGGTGACAGTCAGTTGTTTGAGGATGAGAAATTTTTTGTTGTGGATTGTATTAATAGAGTTGTTGAAGGTattgatcatatgaagaaaggttttgaagaTAGATTCACCTATGTTGAGTAGAATTACAAGAAAATTAAGGCCACCCTCATGACCATTATGTCCAACAGTCATAGAATTGTTAAGCAAACGACTGATGCTATGAATATTATGGTGAATAATTTTGAAAGTGTTCAACATGACAAGATGCTGGTCAATTTGGATGATGATAAAGACAAGACTCAGGGGGATTTTGGCCTTTGTAAGCGGACTAGGGGGAATTCGAAAAAGAAAGTTGCTACCCAAAGTGTGGACTATAATGAGCTGAGGTTTGTTGTTGATAAAACGAGTCTCTTGGATGTTGAGGTCATTGAGACCCTTAAGAGCCTTATGTAGTTTTTGTTCTTTGTTTCTCTGGTGTTGTCTCTTTCTTGTTGTTGGTCAATGGGTCGTTGCTGGTTTTTTGTTGCTCGTTGGGCCTTTTCCCGGTTCTTTGGCTGCCATATGTATTGTTCTTTCTTCTGCAACCTATTTTGTTTTagattttgttttgatattttgattctaaaccttttagaatcttctttttaaagggttttagggccccttcaaaacctatttttgccttgaTCCAAAACATATGAAACAATTGACTACACTATTAATTGTTATATAGtcaaaataaatagaattaaaaagatTTTAATAACAATACAACTAATGATGGGTCTAATTGAATAGttaagaaattaaaataaaaaatttcaaattccatttttTTGGATGCATTCTAGGGAGGATAAAAGGCAAAAGATTTTATAAGTTATTGTACCATCCATCGACCACAGTGGGAGTCGAACCCACGACCTTTTGATCCGAAGTCAAACGCGCTAATCCACTGCGCTATGCGGCCCATGTTCTTTAAGTGTttataatttcaatttcattttataatttaaaaaaaaaaaatcaaacatgatTCTGTAGCTGGAAAACATGCATAGCACTGTCAGGACCACGCACTATAAATGTCAAACTAGGGGCTGTTAATTAATCTCTTATTATTAGCCACAATATCTTCTATTGACCCAAAATGGTTTACTCGTAATTGGAACCATTATTCTTTCCATTATTTTGAATGTCATTTGCTTTTCCAATATACGCCCTATTCTACTCCACAGTGACTTGTATCTTTGCTATTGGTTAAAATTGGAGGGATTAAAATTCGAGGACCTATACTCTGGTTTAGGTATCCATACTAAAATCTCACTTAATTAGGCCAACGACTGCTTTTTTAGTATTGATATTTCAACCATTTCACATCCCATAGACAGCTATATAAGTTATCTGATCACTATTTAGCTTCCTATTTTGTTTTAGCACATTATATAATACAAACTACCGTATAGACAATATCTAATACTCATCCACTCAAATTTTAACAGAAGCAATGGCTATGGCAATGCCAGTGGTAGCTTCCACGTACTTTGGATTGAAGCCCACTGCTTCAAGGCCACTGATAGAGTGTGCAATGCCTTCCTCAAGGACCGGCACAATCAGGGTACTATATAATCTATCGTTCATAATTTGCTCCCTTATGCAAAAACACAACTTGTATGATTCTTTTGAGTAAATTCGCATATGTGGCATATGACTGGGTTGCAAAGTGACGAGTCTTAAAAGAAATTACAGGTGATTGTAAATGGAGCAGGCAAGGATATTGGAAGAGCTGCAATAGCTGCAATCAGTAAAGCAAGAGGAATGGAACTGGCTGGTGCAATTGATCCCTTACTTGTAGGAATGGATGCTGGAGAGGTGGGTTCTTTGCCTTTATTCCATTTTTTTATGCATCATGCACCCACATTACAGCAGTGTTACTGTTTAGTATATTTTACTGTGACAATCATATATTCACTCGTTAATACAGATAGCCAACTTGGATGAACCTCTGGAGGTCCCTGTGCTGAATGATTTGGTTATGCTGTTGACCTCTCTATCACAGGTGATAATTGGATCATGAAAACATGAAGAAAGTATTCAATTTACACTACAATGCATGCAACATGTATTAATGTAGTGCTTGTTTTGTATGTAGTCTAGGACTGCAGGGGTTTTGGTGGACTTCTCAGAGCCTTATTCTGTATATGACAATGTCAGACAGGTGCTACCATCACTCACCTTTTAGAAGTAGCCAATTATGTAATTGTAACTATTAATTTGTTAATCATCCAGCACATTCCCATCAGCGGTTAAACATTTGTCCTGTCGAATATTGACATTATATAAACTTAAAGCATTGCAGTGCTGTCTATCTCTGAGCATTGCAGCCGTCTTActgttttcttttgtttgtttcttGAGATAATGGTCGACATGGTTAGTGGATTTGTGTTTCAG encodes:
- the LOC131075744 gene encoding dihydrodipicolinate reductase-like protein CRR1, chloroplastic isoform X3, with protein sequence MAMAMPVVASTYFGLKPTASRPLIECAMPSSRTGTIRVIVNGAGKDIGRAAIAAISKARGMELAGAIDPLLVGMDAGEIANLDEPLEVPVLNDLVMLLTSLSQSRTAGVLVDFSEPYSVYDNVRQATAFGMRSVVHVPGVDMDVIASLSKFCEKASMGCIISPTLSIGSLLLEKAAMTAAYHYDHVEIVESRPDTSVCPSPDTIQLANNLSGLGQTYNKNDLSTDSAESSYWLPCAYMLK